The Magnetococcus marinus MC-1 genome contains the following window.
ATGGCCACGCTTAAATGGGTCCATTTCTTCACGAGAGACGCTTTTAGCCACCCCAAGCCCCAGTAAGCGGCTGCGCCCTCGTCCTAGCGGTTCCCCCTTGATGGGCCAGCGTACCACGCCTTATCTGCTTAGGCGACCTGCGGTTTGATTGGTTTTCGGGCTGGTTTACACCGTTCGTTAATTTTGGCTCATTTTTTGCGTATTTTTTTATTAGATTATTGTGTGGATTACTGCACGAAATGATCCATACCACGAACCGCCATGCAACTTGCGACACACCTCCACACAGCTCACCCTATTCGCTGACGAAACAACCATTAATGGGGAAGCCATGATGTTTGAATTTATGAGCAGCTTTTTTTTAATCGCCACCATCTCTGTGCTTATGATCGTGCTACTCGACGGCTCACTGCTGCTGTTGCACATGGTTAAGCGCTACTGGGAGCAGCATCAACGCGGTCGCTCATAGCCGACCCTATAAAGATTGGGCAGTAAGCCCTCCACGACGGTATTCACTGGTTAAACCGTCTTTGCAAGAACCGCCAGCCCCTCTACCCTCAAAGTAAACGAGCATGTTTAACTTTTTGCGGGTTTTCGCTCGGCTTACCGAGCCCTGCGTGGCACTCTCAAGTAAAACAGTTCATCCCCATAACAGAATTGATATTTTATGTGTTCAATTATTCAGACAATTTTGCCACTTTTTCTAACCTCTCACCATAATTTCATTGAGATCTAATCTCACTATTGGCTACATTAAATGGAGAGTCACGCTGCGATTTCATTAAGGCGTCCATCCGGTCAGCGACGACATTGGCGCACCCAACCAATCGTCAGCCAATCTGTCTAACACACTCGGCGGCAAGTTAGCCACTCAGAATGGTGCGCTCCTGGAGCGGCCCCGCTAACAGCGTCAGCCCAGTAAGAGCGCCAAGCTACAGTCCGCACTCTTGCAAAAAGCACAGACTGTTGAATGGGTAGTGCACATTGGGTCTCGCACTTCTATTGAAGAAGTCTCGCCTTCCCTTTTAAGATCGCGAATGCGTTGCCCAATCCTGTTAAAACACAACTTTTCGGATTGCCCATGTTTGCCATTGTGCAAAAAAAGGTCGGTTTAAAAATCCTGGTGGTGGTCGGCATTATAGGGACCATCAGCTTGCTGGGGATGGGCGGTTTTGTCATCCACACTATGGAAAAAAGCCTGCTGGAGCAGCACGAGGGGGGCATTCGACAGCTCGCCGAGGGGGCTAAGCTGGGCCTGCAAACCATCATGCTGGCGGGTAGCTCCAGCATTGCCCATGATTACAAAACCAACTTTAAACAGGTTAAAGGGCTAAAAACGTTCCGCATTTTGCGCACTGATCGCTCATTGGCTTTTTACCGTTCTCGTGAAGACTTAATCAACAGTGCCGCTGAAAAAGCCGACGAAGAGGGGCTGGAGGGGGAGGAGCGCGAAAGCTTTATCGCGCGAGCCACCAACAGCATCACCAACATGCCCCCCCAGGATGAGGATGCTTTTGAATCCGACACCCCTATTCCCCTTGGCGCACAGGGCGAGGCCATTTTTAAAGAGGTGCTCCAGCAGACCGACGACCACGCCCGTTTTATCCGGGAGACCAGCCCCGATGGGGAAAATCTCATCACCATCCTAAGCCCACTCTTTAACCAGCCCCAGTGCCACAGTTGCCACGACCCAGAAGAACGGATTCGCGGTGTGTTTCAGATTACCACCTCCCTCCAGGAGGTCGAGCGCAAAATAGCCGACACCAAGTTAAAGGCGCTCTTGGTCTTGATCGCCGCCAACTTGGCCTTTTTGGCCCTCTTGGGCTTCATGTTACGGCGCACCTTAACCTGCCCTTTAAACCATATTAGCCGTGCCCTGCATGTGCTGGCCGACGGCGATCTTACCAACCGTATCACCACCAGCCACGCCACGGTGGATGCCCAGGATGAGCTGGATGAGATTGTCACCCAGGTCAACCACATGACCGACAATCTGACCGGCACAGTCGATACCATTGAGGTACAATCCACCACCCTAAACGTCTGTGTCGCCCAATTGCAATATGTGCAACAGATCTTGCGTAATGACGCCGAAGAGGCACATACCATCAACCAAGAGCTGGCCCAGGATAACCAAAAAATGGGGCAAGGGCTCTCCGAAATGCAAAATTCGGTCTCCCAAGCCAGCGTGCGTATTCAGGGCATTGCGGCGGACATCAACCGACTCACCGGTGAGATTGGCGGTATTGCCGACTCTGCTGAAATCGCCAGCCAAAATGTCCACACCATGGCCGCCGCCGCCGAGCAGATGAACGCCAATATTGAGCAGGTAAACACCAGCTTGCGGCGAGTAGATGACGAAGTGAGTACCGTTGTACATGCCATTTCTGAACTGGCGCAAAATCAAAATCAGATACGCAGCCTGTGTGAACAGGCCAATGCGGCTTCCACCACAGCCGCGAACCAAGCTCAAAACACCCGCAATGCCATGAATGATTTAACCGAATCGGCCCATGAAATTGGCAAAGTGGTGGATATCATCAACGCCATCGCAGGGCAGACCAATATGCTGGCCCTGAATGCCTCGATTGAAGCAGCTGGGGCGGGTGAGGCGGGCAAGGGCTTTGCGGTGGTCGCCAACGAGGTTAAAGAGCTGGCCCAACAGACCGCCAGCGCCACCAAATTGATCTCTAAGCGGGTTGAAGAGATTCAGGGACACACCAACCAGGCTGACCTTATTTCACGAGAAGTAAATAGCAACATTGAGCATATTACCAAGATCAACGCCAATATTAACTTGGCGGTTGATAACCAGTCCCGCTCGGCGGAACAGATTCATGTAGCGGTCGATAAGGTATCCGAATCGGGCTCTACGGTTACCCGCAATGCCGAAGAGTTGCAGCAGGCCGCCCATGAGGTAGCCCGCTCTGCCGCCGAAGCTGCGGTAGGCACCACCGACATCGCCGGAGCATCCGCCAATTTGGCCAAAATGGCGGGTCATGTCTCCCAACAGACCGAAGAGGCTAACCAATTTATTCAATCGGTCAACGCCTTTGCTCAGCAGACGCAGCAGGCTTCGGGCGGTGACAAGATGCAACGGGCCTTCCAATTAGCCACCTATCTACGCCGTACCGTGGAGTATTTGGGCAAATTAACCAACACCGTGTACGCCACCAGTACCGCCCTAAACAACTCCCATCAAGAGTTACAGATTGCGGAAAAGGTTTTTGACACCGACTGCTTTAAATCCAGCGCGCTCGATTGGGTCAACATGCTCGGGCAGGTCATTGAGGGCCGCATGTCCCACCTTGAGTTAGGGGATAAATTAACCGACAAATGTGACTATTATGCTTGGCTGGAAAACGAAGCGAAGCCCCAGTTTGCCGGCAACGAAAAGTTTGAAGCCCTCTATGCGGGCAGCATAGCGTTACGTAATCTCGCCGAACGCGTGCTGGATGCCCTGCACCGTGGCGACCGTGCCGCCGCGCTGCAACGGTTGGATGATTTTGATAACCACCGTGCCCAGCTGTTTGTCATCATGGATAACTTTTACCTCTCACTTTAAGACGCTGAGCGGTCACCCACCGATCCGTTGGTTCCGCTCATCCCTCACCAAAAAACAGCCCCCTAACGGGCCAAGGCTACCACCTTACCCGTGTTGAGTGTTTGGGCTTGGACGGAGAAGCCCTGCTCTGCCAGGGGCCTGCTCACGCTGCCCCCATGCAAGCCCATTTGGGATCGACAGGTTTGCTAGACTCCCTGTACCAAGCCATGGATCATTGATTTTACAGGAAGAAATCGACCAATTTACTTGCAATTTAACGATCAAAATGCTATCCGATAGGAGTGGATGTACAGGACAGCCGATGAATCAGTCTTGAGCAGGCACGGCTGGTGTTGAGCGGATAATGCAAGAATCCCCACCATTAAGGATTGCTTTAGGAGATAGAACCCATGGCACTGGCAACAAAAACCACGACCCTCGCCCTGGCGGCATCCCTGCTGGCCTTGGCTGCCACCGTTACCCCGACCAAAGATGCCCAGGCATGGTTTGGCAATGGTGGCCCCTGGAACAATTTTAACGGCCCCTGGAACAGCTATGACGCCCCTTGGAACAATGGCTGGGGCGGCGGCGCACCCTGGAACAATGGCTGGGGCGGCCCTGGTTATGGCTACGCCCCCTACGGCTATCCTGGTTATGCCTATCCTGGTTATGGTTACGCACCTTACCCTGGCTATGGTTACGCACCCTCTGTACCCTTTTACCCCAACTTTGGCATGGCCGCACCTGCCCAGCGCTTTTCCGCAGAGGATGTCGCCATGCTCAAAGGTAAGCTTGGCGTTCGTCCCGATCAAGAGCAAGCCTGGAATGCCCTCGTAGAAGCCGCCAAAGCAGTGGATCCCAAGAGCAGCATTGTGCAAGATCCCGCTGTCAATGAGGCCTTTGCTGGACTTATGCAGGTACTGGATCCTCAGCAACAAGCGATGGCGCAAAATTTCAAGAACTCGCTGCTTTATTAAGCCCTATTCTTACCCAAAAAAGCCCGCCTTTAGGCGGGCTTTTTTTCTTGTTTGGAGCATCGTGGTATGCCTTTACTCCCCACCAATGGATCCCTTCTCACCACCTTACACACCCTCCAACAACAGCTACAGACAGGTTCTTTAAGTGTGGCACAGCAAAACGCGCTACTGCCTGAACTGCTCGGCACCCTGCTTGAGAGCCAGCAGCAGATAGAACAGCTTCGCAAAACCCTGCTGCAAATCCCCCACGGCAACGGCGACCATAGCGACTATTGCCGTATGCAGAACAACGGTCTGGCCCCCAAACAAGGGGAGCACTGCCACTGCCATGTTAAGGCCATTCAGGAGACCCTTCAACAGTGCCCACCGGCGTAAATCACCTACAGCACCCCGCAAAGCCGAGCGCGCGCATGGCTGAACAAGACCCGACCCAACAAACCTGCCCCCAATGCAAGGGGCAAGGCAGACTGTTTTGGGGAAACGATGATTGCTGTATGCAGGGTTGCTGTTTTGAGTCCTGCCCCACCTGTCAAGGTAGCGGCACCCTAGCCAGCACACCGTCAACACGCCCCACAGAGCCAAACTCAGCCTCATCTAACGCCAAGGATTAGCGGTACAACAAGCTGCCCTCAATCTTTGGCTGCGACAGTTTCACTGACGGCTTCATACATCTCAAATACGTTAGGGCCTTTATAGATCTCTGGCTGATTGCCGGCATTTTTGTGGGCCTCACGAAAGGCATCGCTTTTGGTCCAGGCCATAAAATGCGCTTGGCTCTCCCAAAAGGTCATGACCACATGGTATTCGCTGCTCTCTTCAGCCGGACGCAAAATGACATTGCGGATAAAACCAGGAGAACGGTCCACCAAGCCAGCGCGGTTGCGAAACCGCTCTTCAAAATCAGCATGATGTTCTTTGTGTACGGGAATTCGATTCATCACCACAATCATGGAAAACTCCTAATCCGTAAAAGAGGACCAAACGTGGAGAGTTTGTCATGACCACGGCCATTTGGCAAAGGGAGATGGGATATTTAAGAAAACCGATCGGGAAATAAACGCGCTGGACAGCGCAAAAAAGGCTAACAGGGCTGGTGACGACGATCAATAAACAGGGAATTACCTTCGGTCTGTTTGGCCATTTTTTTAGCATGGGCCGCCATGCTCGCGACATCGTGATGAGATTTACACGCCCCACGCACAGGTTCAACCGCGCCAACGGAGAGAGAAACAATGCCAAAAAAACGCTCCGTGCCACGCCGATCACGGGAGACAATACCGCCCTTTTCCCGATCTTCAGGGCTGTACCAAATGGGGGCATACACTTCAAACTCACGCAGCATGGTTTCGGTGCGGGTTTGCCAATCTTCGCTCCGAAACAGCACAATAAAGTCATCGCCCCCCACGTGACCGACAAAATCGCGCCGGCTATCCACATGCTGCGTCAGCAGCTCCGCCACCTTACGAATGACCTGATCCCCCATTTCGTAACCATAGGCGTCGTTGAAGGGTTTAAAATTATCCAGATCAAAATAACAGACAATAAAGGGCTTATGCTCCTCCAAACAGGCATCAATCTCTTCACAAATGGGCACATTGCCTGGCAACAGCGTTAACGGGTTGGCATAGCGTGCATAATTGATCTGTAATTCTGTGATTTTTTTCAACAGGTCTAACAGAAAACCGGCACCCACACACTGCCCACCCTCCGTGATCACAAAATCATGTTCATCTCGGACCAAAGAGCTATCGGTAATAATCCGGCTGGCCTCCTGCAAAGTAACGCTCTGCTCTAAAATCAGCGGTTCGTCACACATAAGCCGATGGATGGGTTTACGTCCATACAGATCGTGCCCAAACTGGCTTAAAAAGATCGCCATAAAACGGTTGCGATGGACCGCCCCAATGGGGCGGTGTACATCATCCACAACCGGCACAATACGCAGCAAGGGATCGCGCTGAAACAACTCCGCCACCTCATTGGCCCGTACCTCTGCATGGATCATGGTGGTTGGCCGCATCAGCGACCGGACCGTATCTGTATTGCTAACTGTACGGGCTGGGGGTGGCTTGGCTGGATCGGAGCTGGGCAATCCTCCCCCATCCTCTTGTTTACCCAAATCTACGTCAAGGGCGTTCATCATGGTCCGTTTCCACCCACATGGGCACCGGTAACATTGCTTACAAAGGTTGCGCACCCGGCTTGCCTGATAAGAAGAAATAAAGGCTCATGCCCGCACGCCTGTCTCTCCCAAGCCGCCTCTATATTTCTAGCGCCACCTTTTTTACCAATCCGGCTTGACCCACACGCAACGCTCTTGCAACATTTATATGACAAACATGCAGATTTCTCCTACAACCTCAGCAATCCCTTTTTTACAGGGGATCGCGCACCCTGCACACCATCATATTATTGTTTTATAACGTTGTGTTAATGGCCTGTTGCAAACGCGTATGCCCATTGCGTAGGCGTTGGATCAAAAGCGCGCCATCGGCCATCCCATGCGGGGGTTGGGCAGACCACCGCAATAACGCATCCCCTAATCTCTCCATCTCCAGCGCACCGACCTGCTGCGCCCCCCCCTGCAAACCACGCAGTAACGGCATCAAGGCGGCAGGGCTCTCCAGCAAGGTGGGCAGGCGTTGTAGCACTTGATCGGTATCGCGCAACCATAGCTCTAACAAAGCGCGACTGGCCCCTTGAGTCGCTTGCGCTTGCAAACCCTGCATGGCCTGCTCACTCAAGAGCTGAGAGAGGGGCACCACAGGGGTTGCGGGGGCTGACTGCGGCGGCAACCAACGGGCCAGCGCTTGGTAGAGTTGCTCCACCGACAGCGGCTTGCTTAAAAAATCGGCCATGCCTGCATCCAAACAGTGCTGCTGTTCGACAAGATCTTGGCTGGCGGTCAAAGCCACCACCGCCACCGATTGCCGCCCCTGTTGCTGCTCCCATTGACGCAACTGTCGGCAGGTTTCAATACCATTCATCGTGGGCATATGCAGATCCATAAGCACCAAATCAAAGGCTTGCTTCTGTAACCATTGCAAGGCTTCGGCCCCAGAACTGACGATCTGTACCGAAACCCCCATACCACTGAGCATAGCCAGCGCCACCTTTTGGTTAACCGGGTTATCCTCCACCACCAAAAGCTGACCTCGCAACGGTAGCGGCTGTGCCGGCGCGTCGGGAACGGCCCTTATGCGTTGTTGCAGCAGCCGAGTTATCTCCCCCAAGCGTACCGGTTTGGGTAGATAATGCACACTCTCACCAAGGTGATGGCGCGCCTCCTGTAAAGAGGTCGCCCACCCCATAAGCGCTATTTCATAGCGGCTACATACCTGCGGATGCGCCAACAACCAAGAGAGCACGTCAGGACGGGCAGAATCGTTAAGGTTAATCAACACCAGGGGTGGCGGCTCCTTGCCCAAAGTCAGGATAGCGGATAACCCGTCTAAGCGCTGCGAAGAGAGACCCAAGGCGTGCAACAAGGCTTGCAAGGCGGTTGCGGCGGCCTCATGACGCTCTAACAGCCACACCGGTCTGTTTGGATCGGCCAGCCCACTCTCCATATAGGGCTCTAAAATCGGCGCCGCCGCGGCCAGCATGGGCACGCTAAAAAAGAAATGCGCCCCTTGCCCCAGGTCGCTCTCAACACCAATCTGCCCACCCTGTAACTCGATAAGCTGGCGTGAAATGGCCAACCCTAAGCCGCTGCCACCAAAGCGCCGGGTGGTGGAGCCGTCTGCTTGGGTAAAGACCTGGAATAATTTTTTTTGGGTGTCGGCATCAATACCCACTCCGGTATCCTTAACCGAAAAGTGCAGCACCCCCGCCGTACCTTGCCCCGCTTGCCAACCCAACGCCACCACCACCTCACCCTGCTGGGTAAATTTGATGGCATTACCGATCAGATTGGTCAACACCTGCCGAAAACGCAGCGGATCCCCCACCACCTGTCCAGGCAAAACCTGCCATTGGGCCTCTGTAACCAACGCAACCCCTTTATCCTGAGCACGCGGAGCCAGCAGGGCCACCACCTCTTCCATCTCCATTAAGGGTTGAAAAGGGATTGACTCCAGCACCAAATGCCCAGCTTCGACTTTTGAAAAATCCAGAATATCATTAATAATCGCCAGCAACGCCTCAGCAGAGTGTTTGGCGATCTCCACATACTCCTGCTGTTGGGGTGAGAGGGTTTTCTCATCCAGCAACTCCAGCATGCCCACCACCCCATTCATGGGGGTGCTAATCTCATGACTCATGGTTGCTAAAAACTCTGACTTTAACCGAACCGACTCCAAAGCCTGATCTCTGGCCGTGGCCAACTCACCGTTAAGCACCGTCAGTTCGGTGGTGCGCAGAGCAACCTGCGCCTCTAACGAATCCCGATGCTGGCGCAGGGCATCATCCTGCCGACCGATTTCGTCCAGCATGCCATTAAAGCCTTCCACCAGCAGTTGCAGTTCGTCACGGGTGTGAATTTGTGGCGCACGAGCCGCATAGTCTTGCTCTCTGCTTACCTGTTGTGCCACCGCCGCCAAGGCTTGAATGGGGGTGGTGATAAAACGGTGCATCCGTTGGGCGATCACGTAAGCCGCCGATACCGCCAACAACAGAAACAGCAGCGTCAGATAGAGATCTTGCCACAACATGGACCAATAGTGTTTAAGGTCGACTCTAAGATAAAAAAGCCCCACCCGCTCACCTTGCAGGGTAACGGGCACCGCCAAATCCAACAGGCGTTTACCAAAACGATAGCCCGACATGGGCAAGGAGCCCGGCGTCGGTGGAACAACACGGCTTAGATTGGCACGCACATAACGGCTAAACACCTCCCCCCGCAGGTCATACAACCAAGCGCTATGGACCTGCCCATCGGCCTTTAGCGCCGACAGCAGATCTGTGGCACTAGGGGCGTCATTAAAAACCAGTGCCGCTTGTAGGCTTTGCGCCATCAATTGAGCTTGAATGCGATATTGGGTCTCCAACGCTCCGCGCCGCCCCCAATAATCGCGCGCCATATAGGCGCTGGCCGAAAACAGCAACGCCACAAGGGTCGCCCCCACTGCCATCAAGGTCAGTTTTTGATGGATGGAGAGTCGCTGTACAAACGCCATGGATCGCCCCCTCAAGGTACAATCTCCAGCGCCAACTGCATAAGCTTGGCGGCAAACTGCACCGACATGGCCTCAGCATGACCCTGATGAATCCGGAATTTTAAACGGTTTTGTTGCTCGACCAGCTGCACAATCCCCCCCAAAGCCAGAAAATCGGGGTGGTCCGAGACCGTCACCAACCCCTTATGATTAAGCGCTTGCAACGTCGTCGCGTCCCCCTGCCAGCCCTCGCCCAGATAGAGCAGTTGGCACACTTTACTACTGGCTTGCTCGCCCACCACCGTCACCCCACGCCCCGCCACCCGCTTACCGGTGAGCATCTTGGCCATCACCCCTTGCAAGGGGGCATCCCCCCACACACACAGGTGTAGGGCGCCTTGCTGCTCGCTTGGCCAATAGACAAATTTAGAGATGTTGTAAAGGTAAGCACCTTTTAGGGATAACGCACGCAGATCCTCAGCCCATGCAAAACACGGCACGCCTAGCAGCAGCAAGATGATGCCTATGTGCAGACGCCGGAGCATCAAAAGGCCCAATTCATACGTAAAAAGAGCGCGCGCGATACCTCACTGGAACGGGTTTTATAGAGATCAGAGGTCACAAATTCACGACTATGGGCATCCAACAGATTTTGCCCTACCAGCTCCAGCTGCACCTGTTTGGTCAAGGCGCGGGCCAGACGTAGATCCATGGTCGCGTAGGCATCTACCCCCTTATGGGCCATAGACGAGACATAACGAAAAGTGGGGTCCACCTGCCACACCCCATCGGGGGACCAGTTAAGCCGTAAATGTAGTTGGTGGCTGGGCTGCAACTGTTCTTGGCTCAACGCCTGAGTGGTATCCTGACTGGTGGGCTCATTGTGCAGCCACAGTTTGGTTAAGGTGTAGGCCAGATGGCTCTGCAACTGGGCCGTGGGCTGCCAGGAGAGGGCCAACTCCAGCCCAGCCCCTTCCCCTTTTAACAAGTTGGCCACATAACGCCGCGTAGGATCGGCAGGATCGCTTTCTATAGAACGCAAATCTTTAAATTGGTTGATATAAACCGCGCCATCCCACATCCAACGTGGATTGGGTTGATAGCGCATACCCAACTCAAAGGCTGTCAGCTTTTCCGAGGTATAGGCATTATCCCCATAGAGCGAAACATAGGCCGCCCCGGTACCCGCTAGGCGTATGGCACCATCCCGCTCCATCCGCGCGGGGGTGCGCACCGCGCGGGAGATGGCCGCCCAATAACTGCTCTGCCGATCAGGGGTGTAGAGCAAGCGCACGTTGGGTTGCAGATTATGCCCACTGGCTTGGTGATACTCCCATTTACTGCCCCAAATTAGTTTCCAACGCCCGGGTTGCAGCTCAATGGCATCTCGCACATAAGCATTCACCAAAAAGCTCACATCATTGAGGGGCGTTAAGCTAATGGTATCTGAGCCACGCAGATTATCCAGCAGCATCCGCCCCCCGCCACCCACTGTCCAGGCGTGGTTGTTACCCCCTGGAAAACGGTATTGCAGATCACCATCTAGAATGGTGCTATGGATCTCAATGGCGCTCTCCTGCAAAGCGGTATGTTCAAAATTAAATTGTCCATTCCACTGTCGCCCCGCCTGCTCAACCCCACGATAGTGACTGACCAAATAGAGGTTGCTGCGGCGGCTATCTTCATACAGATCGCGGCTTAGACCTACCGCAGCATTATCAGGCACTTGAACCGTCTGCCCACTGCGCACATGGGTTACTCCCCCTTGCAGCATCCATCCAGCCCCGCGCTCCAACGCGCGATCTAGGCGAAAATTAAGCTGGGCATCCTGCCAATCATCATGGGCACCCTGAGGATCATAGCCATGTTCATAACGGTTGAGTTTGCCAGTTACGCGATAATCGCTGCCATCCTCCAGGGTGGCCCCATGGGTATAGCTTAGATGGCCCTGGTGCTGATTGCCCCCACCCACGGAGAGCTGATTGCCCCGGCTCTCTTTGGCGTGGCGGGTAAGGATATTGATGACACCATTGACGGCATTGGCCCCCCACAATGCGCCACCGGGGCCACGCACCACCTCAATCCGCTCAATATCGTTTAGGGATATGCTCTGAAGATCCCAGCGCACCCCTGAATAAAGCGGGTTATAGAGAGAGCGGCCATCCATTAACACCAGCAATTTATTGGAAAACTGACCATTAAAGCCGCGGGCTGAAACCGCCCATTTACTGGCATCCACGCGGGCCACCTGAAGGCCCGGCACCATTCGCAACAGCTCTGGGATATGCTCTGCACCGCTGCGTTGAATCGCCTCACGGGAGATCACAAAAATTGCGGCGGCACTCTCAGCCAAGCGTTCATCGCGACGGGAAGCCGAACTCACCACCAGATCCATGCTCATCAACTCTTCCAAAGAGAGATCCCCAAAACCGCTCTCTCCTTGAAGGTTCTGCGCCCCTAAAGCGCCCCCCATAGGCAGACATAGCACCCCCCCCAGCAGCAGCATCCTACCTGCTCTTGGCCAATGCAATCCAACCATACTTGCCCGTATTTTTGTGTCATTCTTCAAAACATCACCCTAAAGATTCTGTTCGACTAAGCACACATCCCCATTGAGCAACGCTTTTATGTTCGAATAAAAAACGCTTACCCGAAAAAATGCCATCGTCACATGGTACAACAGCCACTTTTCTCAAGTTTCGCAGTTCGTTTCGGCCAGAATTTGACGTTGTGAACCAAGGGGATCGAGCATCAATGCCTTGCTGAGCCA
Protein-coding sequences here:
- a CDS encoding methyl-accepting chemotaxis protein is translated as MFAIVQKKVGLKILVVVGIIGTISLLGMGGFVIHTMEKSLLEQHEGGIRQLAEGAKLGLQTIMLAGSSSIAHDYKTNFKQVKGLKTFRILRTDRSLAFYRSREDLINSAAEKADEEGLEGEERESFIARATNSITNMPPQDEDAFESDTPIPLGAQGEAIFKEVLQQTDDHARFIRETSPDGENLITILSPLFNQPQCHSCHDPEERIRGVFQITTSLQEVERKIADTKLKALLVLIAANLAFLALLGFMLRRTLTCPLNHISRALHVLADGDLTNRITTSHATVDAQDELDEIVTQVNHMTDNLTGTVDTIEVQSTTLNVCVAQLQYVQQILRNDAEEAHTINQELAQDNQKMGQGLSEMQNSVSQASVRIQGIAADINRLTGEIGGIADSAEIASQNVHTMAAAAEQMNANIEQVNTSLRRVDDEVSTVVHAISELAQNQNQIRSLCEQANAASTTAANQAQNTRNAMNDLTESAHEIGKVVDIINAIAGQTNMLALNASIEAAGAGEAGKGFAVVANEVKELAQQTASATKLISKRVEEIQGHTNQADLISREVNSNIEHITKINANINLAVDNQSRSAEQIHVAVDKVSESGSTVTRNAEELQQAAHEVARSAAEAAVGTTDIAGASANLAKMAGHVSQQTEEANQFIQSVNAFAQQTQQASGGDKMQRAFQLATYLRRTVEYLGKLTNTVYATSTALNNSHQELQIAEKVFDTDCFKSSALDWVNMLGQVIEGRMSHLELGDKLTDKCDYYAWLENEAKPQFAGNEKFEALYAGSIALRNLAERVLDALHRGDRAAALQRLDDFDNHRAQLFVIMDNFYLSL
- a CDS encoding antibiotic biosynthesis monooxygenase family protein is translated as MIVVMNRIPVHKEHHADFEERFRNRAGLVDRSPGFIRNVILRPAEESSEYHVVMTFWESQAHFMAWTKSDAFREAHKNAGNQPEIYKGPNVFEMYEAVSETVAAKD
- a CDS encoding GGDEF domain-containing protein, whose product is MMNALDVDLGKQEDGGGLPSSDPAKPPPARTVSNTDTVRSLMRPTTMIHAEVRANEVAELFQRDPLLRIVPVVDDVHRPIGAVHRNRFMAIFLSQFGHDLYGRKPIHRLMCDEPLILEQSVTLQEASRIITDSSLVRDEHDFVITEGGQCVGAGFLLDLLKKITELQINYARYANPLTLLPGNVPICEEIDACLEEHKPFIVCYFDLDNFKPFNDAYGYEMGDQVIRKVAELLTQHVDSRRDFVGHVGGDDFIVLFRSEDWQTRTETMLREFEVYAPIWYSPEDREKGGIVSRDRRGTERFFGIVSLSVGAVEPVRGACKSHHDVASMAAHAKKMAKQTEGNSLFIDRRHQPC
- a CDS encoding response regulator, with the protein product MAFVQRLSIHQKLTLMAVGATLVALLFSASAYMARDYWGRRGALETQYRIQAQLMAQSLQAALVFNDAPSATDLLSALKADGQVHSAWLYDLRGEVFSRYVRANLSRVVPPTPGSLPMSGYRFGKRLLDLAVPVTLQGERVGLFYLRVDLKHYWSMLWQDLYLTLLFLLLAVSAAYVIAQRMHRFITTPIQALAAVAQQVSREQDYAARAPQIHTRDELQLLVEGFNGMLDEIGRQDDALRQHRDSLEAQVALRTTELTVLNGELATARDQALESVRLKSEFLATMSHEISTPMNGVVGMLELLDEKTLSPQQQEYVEIAKHSAEALLAIINDILDFSKVEAGHLVLESIPFQPLMEMEEVVALLAPRAQDKGVALVTEAQWQVLPGQVVGDPLRFRQVLTNLIGNAIKFTQQGEVVVALGWQAGQGTAGVLHFSVKDTGVGIDADTQKKLFQVFTQADGSTTRRFGGSGLGLAISRQLIELQGGQIGVESDLGQGAHFFFSVPMLAAAAPILEPYMESGLADPNRPVWLLERHEAAATALQALLHALGLSSQRLDGLSAILTLGKEPPPLVLINLNDSARPDVLSWLLAHPQVCSRYEIALMGWATSLQEARHHLGESVHYLPKPVRLGEITRLLQQRIRAVPDAPAQPLPLRGQLLVVEDNPVNQKVALAMLSGMGVSVQIVSSGAEALQWLQKQAFDLVLMDLHMPTMNGIETCRQLRQWEQQQGRQSVAVVALTASQDLVEQQHCLDAGMADFLSKPLSVEQLYQALARWLPPQSAPATPVVPLSQLLSEQAMQGLQAQATQGASRALLELWLRDTDQVLQRLPTLLESPAALMPLLRGLQGGAQQVGALEMERLGDALLRWSAQPPHGMADGALLIQRLRNGHTRLQQAINTTL
- a CDS encoding YfiR family protein, which codes for MLRRLHIGIILLLLGVPCFAWAEDLRALSLKGAYLYNISKFVYWPSEQQGALHLCVWGDAPLQGVMAKMLTGKRVAGRGVTVVGEQASSKVCQLLYLGEGWQGDATTLQALNHKGLVTVSDHPDFLALGGIVQLVEQQNRLKFRIHQGHAEAMSVQFAAKLMQLALEIVP
- a CDS encoding TonB-dependent receptor plug domain-containing protein translates to MLLLGGVLCLPMGGALGAQNLQGESGFGDLSLEELMSMDLVVSSASRRDERLAESAAAIFVISREAIQRSGAEHIPELLRMVPGLQVARVDASKWAVSARGFNGQFSNKLLVLMDGRSLYNPLYSGVRWDLQSISLNDIERIEVVRGPGGALWGANAVNGVINILTRHAKESRGNQLSVGGGNQHQGHLSYTHGATLEDGSDYRVTGKLNRYEHGYDPQGAHDDWQDAQLNFRLDRALERGAGWMLQGGVTHVRSGQTVQVPDNAAVGLSRDLYEDSRRSNLYLVSHYRGVEQAGRQWNGQFNFEHTALQESAIEIHSTILDGDLQYRFPGGNNHAWTVGGGGRMLLDNLRGSDTISLTPLNDVSFLVNAYVRDAIELQPGRWKLIWGSKWEYHQASGHNLQPNVRLLYTPDRQSSYWAAISRAVRTPARMERDGAIRLAGTGAAYVSLYGDNAYTSEKLTAFELGMRYQPNPRWMWDGAVYINQFKDLRSIESDPADPTRRYVANLLKGEGAGLELALSWQPTAQLQSHLAYTLTKLWLHNEPTSQDTTQALSQEQLQPSHQLHLRLNWSPDGVWQVDPTFRYVSSMAHKGVDAYATMDLRLARALTKQVQLELVGQNLLDAHSREFVTSDLYKTRSSEVSRALFLRMNWAF